CTTTTTCAGTTATCTCCTCATCTCCCTCTATTCCAACTACTTTGACGGCGAGTTGAGGGAGCTGATTTATGCTAAGGGCCTTTCTCCCTCGATGCTACTGTTAGGCGTGGTTTATGCTCTGGCGTTCTTTGCAGTATTTGCTCTCGGATATTCAACCAGATTCAAGATAAATCCTTGGTTCTACACTCTGGGTATATTCGTGCTCTCATTCCTTGAATCTCCCCTCGGCCCGCTGTTGGCCATCTTGCTCATCGTGGCTTATTGTCTCCGTATCAATGTGTACAACAGATTTGCAGTTCATGCTTTGGTTATTGCCCTTCTTATCCCGGTTGGTCTTTATCTGGCCGTGGGTGTTCCTCTATTTGAGAAACACCTGAGGTATGAGCTAGTTGGACCGCTTGTCTTTTCTGCGTTTTTGGGGGCCCTCGGCATTGTGTACACAGACACTAGCACCAAAGTGAAGACTCTACTATTCCTGATCTTTACCTTCATATTCTTCCTCGGAACGTTCCGCTCCCTTATAGTGCTGATGTATCTCGCCTACGTCTTTGACCTGTACTCTCGTGGGATTTTCAGAGTTGATGCCAAAACTCTGGGAAGTGGTCTCCTCTTAGGCCTTTTGGTGATATGGCTCAGCGGCAGCATCGAAGCAATTCTGATTAGGATTGGTTTTACTTTTTTAGTGTTTCACAACTTGGTTCGTCTTTCCCTTCCGACTGGCATCTTCCATGGGAGTCTGCTGTTCAGCAACAATCCGAGGCATATGATTGCCGGGCTCTTTGGGGCGAGCGGCAACTACACGTACTTCTTTTTCGGACAGGCAATTGCCGATTTTGGATTTTTTGGACTTCTGGAGGCTTTTTTGTTAGGTTTCCTCCTGAGGGAGAGTGAGAAAAACACAAAAAGTTTTGCATTTGTGCTTGCCATTATGGTATATGCCCTCGATCCTGGAATCGACGCTTTCCTGCTGATATTCCTTCTGGGGGCACTGCTGTTTCTAAAGGAGTAACCGGTGCTGTTCCTATCCGAGTCAAGGTGGATTCTAAGAAGAGTGTGAGAGTCACATCGCTCTGTATCAGATTCACTTTCTGTTCTACTGAGATTGATGAACTGGCATTCTAATGCCCAAAAAGAGTCACTACTGGTGTTACATGGTTAGTAGAGGCGTTAGGGTTACTCCATAGAACGAAATCTTTATATCCATGGGCTCTTCACAGTATAGATGAGCATTACGATTAGGAGGTGTCAGGATGAATAAGAAGGCTCTGAGCCTTTTAGTCGTGGTAGTGATGCTACTCTCGGCAATTCCAATGGCGCTATCAACAGTGCCAGTCTCAGCTGCGCCTGTAATGGGCTCAACCTCTACCATTCAAACGAGCGACACTCCCTCACAAAGGGAATGGATCAGCGGTTCAACCATAGAAGAACAGATACAGAAGATCATCAAGACCAGTGACAAGACCGTCAGGCTCATAGTTGCACCTGACAGAGAGCATGCCATGGACGTTTACAACGCCCTAAAGAAGCTGGGTGAAATCGACCCTATAAGCAAGCCTCAGTACCAATTCATCGTCGTTACTATGCCTGTTTCTAAAGTTGAGGAGCTTGCTGATATTCCGGGAATCCTCTACGTCTGGAAGGACGCTATCGTCAAGCTTGAGGAGCCAGTTCTGCCAGAAGTGGGTAGTGGGGAACCCTCCAAAGACGTTCCCGAGCTGCCTAACATGTTCATGAGCGTCTTCACTATCAAGGCCTACGATGCCTGGATTAACTACGGCGTATTCGGTGACAACGTTACAGTTGCCGTTCTCGATACCGGAGTTGACGTTGGACACCCGTTCCTTCAGATGACCCTCGACGGAAGAAGGAAGATAATTGACGTATATGATGCGAGCGATGAGGGAATTGCTGACATCTATTACAACACTAGTGTTGTCACCAATGGCACCATAGCGGTCAACCAGAACGTTACACTTGACTGGGGTGTTTACTACCTCTACTATGACCACCCTGAGGAATTCACCAACTACACAATGGGCACTTACTACGTCGGCAACATAACCGGTGACATGTACTATATCGGACTCCTCCCGGAGAGGTACTTTGACTTGAACTTTGATGGTGATAAGGACGACGTTTACCCAGTTCTCATCGTTGACAACAACGGCACTTACACCGCATACATGGACACCAACATGAACAATAACTTTACTGATGACACTGGAGTTGGCCTCTATAATGAGACTGGTGAATACTTCACCTTTAACACCAGCCTCGTTAACGTTGCGTTTGCCGAGTTCGAGGCGCCGTACTACGCAATGTTCATGTGGGACGCTCACGGTCACGGAACTCACGTCAGCGGTACCGTTGCAGGTGTCGGCCTGCCCACTGATCCAGTGTTCTACGGCGTTTACGGTGTAGCTCCCAACGCCCAGCTCATGGAAGTCAAGGTACTTCCTGGTGAGTATGGATTCGGAAGAACAAGCTGGATTATCAACGGAATGATATATGCTACCCTAAACGGTGCGGATGTTATAAGCATGTCCCTTGGAAGCTCTCCGGAGTACAACGACGGTCTCGAGAACCCCGAAATATTCTACGTTAACCTGCTTAGCGATTGGTTTGGAGTCGTATTCTCAATAGCGGCTGGAAACGACGGTCCAACGACCAACACCGTCGGCTCGCCTGGTGACTCTGACCTTGCCATCACTGTCGGCAACTACTGGAGCAGCGAAAGGTGGGAGTTCTGGTACGGTGTCGAGGGGGTTGCCAATGGGCCTGCAATGAGCTCCAGCAGGGGCCCGAGGATGGATGGCCTCCTTGATCCTGATGTTATGGCCCCAGGAACACTGATATTCTCCAGTCTCCCAATGTGGTACACTATCGTTTACAACTACTCCTACGGATACTATGGAATATGGAGCGGTACCTCGATGGCCACCCCGCACGTCAGCGGTGCAGTTGCACTTATGATCAGCTATGCAAAGCAGCACGGTCTTAACTATGACCCGGTCATGATAAAGCGCGCCCTTGAGATGAGCGCTGCTCCCACCAATCAGACAATGATTGATCAGGGATTCGGTCTCATACAGGTCGACAAAGCCATACAGACTCTTGAAGAGCTCAGCCAGGAGCCAACTACCTACATCTATGCTGGAACCACCTTCACGAGCTTCAAGAATCCAATAGGTCAGGAGTTAATACCGCTTTCACCAGCCATGATAGAGTTCAATGGCTACTTCCAGGCAATGTTTGAACTCCCGTACCTCTACCGCGGCGTCTACATAAGGGATGAGTACCCAGGAAGCGTTCCGGTATACTTCTACCCGATGGACTACATACCTGGCTGGGGTCTCTGGTACACCTCTGCGGAAAAGACCTACAAGATAAGCACGAACGTTGATTGGATTATCCCGAACACCACTGAGGTCATCGCAGGAAACGCCACTATCGGACAGTTCTCCATAAACATTGACTACTCCAAGCTCCAGAAGAGCGGCACCTACGTTGGTCTCATCTACATAGACGACCCGGACACCAGCTACATTGACGGTTATGTGGCGGTTACCGTTGACATCCCAATGAACCCGAACGGAGAGACCAGCGTTAAGCTTTCGGACGTCGAAAGCCCCGGTGAGGCCAAGCACTACTTCGTTGATGTCCCACGTGGAACCAAGATGCTTGAGGTTACACTTCGTGTTCCCGCCGATGAGAACGGCAATCCAATGGGTAGAACCACCCTTATAATCGCAAAGCCCACTGGCAGTGTTGTTGCTGGCTATGTGCCAGGTTACTACTACGTCGGTGCTAACCCTGCAGGAAACATCTTTGAGTACACATGGTACATACCTGATCCGGAAGAGGGAACTTGGGAAATAACCGCTTACAGCAGTACCTTCACCAAGTACTATAGCGGATATGACACCTCTACCTATGAGATTGAAGTCAAGATTAGTTCTATCTCAATAACCCCCGAAATCATCCAGAAAGACATCCCTTCACCGAACAACGTCAGCGTTAGTGCAGTCGTTGAGAACAACTACATGACCCTCAACGCCAGCGTCGTCGGCTATGGTGTTGGCAGGCTGGACGAGGCATACGCCATGATCAGGGAAGTCAACCAGAGCGACTGGGATATCATAGGTGCAGTGGGGATTACCAGCTCTGACTATTACATCAAGTTCGGAATCACCCAGCCAGAAGACCCGAACGCTGACCTCGATCTGTATGTGTTCTACTTCCCGACCTACGAGGACCTCGTGAACTTCACGAACTACACCCTCTACTGGGAGCAGATAGGCCCAACCTCCGACGAGGTATTTGAGAGGTTTATGCCAGAGCCGGGCTATTACCTCATCGCGGTTTACGGCTACGACACAGTTGGCTACAACCCAATCCAGTACGTCTTCTACTACCAGATACTCGGCGATAACGGCAACGTCAGCGTTGATAGTACTCCGTTTACATTCACAGATGGCACCAGCAAGACCATAAAGGCCACTGTTGAGCTAAACAACTATGGAACTTACCTTGGAGTTATGGGTCTCGTCGATTCCGACACTGGCGAGGCTCTCACCTACGCGCCTATGATATTCCAGGTGGGCAGTCCTGAGATGTTTGTGGCAGTCTATTCAGAGGCCACACTTGGCAAGCAGTCAGTGCTTAAGATCAAGCTCCTTGACCTTGCGACCATGCAGCTGATAAACGCTCCAGCCAAGGTCATCGTGAACGGCAGGGAGTACTACACTGACAACGGTGAAGTGGATGTCTACTTCGTCCCACTTAAGTTTGAGGAGACCTTCAATATCCACGTCATCAGTGACTACTACATGGACTACTCCGGAACATTCACGGTCAAAGTGAAGGAGCTCGCTGGCAGCGAAGTTTACTATGCAACTCAGATAGAACCATACATCGCCACGGGACTTGGTAGCGTAACCAAGGTTTCGGACAGCGGCACGATGATAGAAATTACCGCTGAAGGTTCCAGCGGTACGACTGGATACCTTCTCGTGACCCTTCCGGTCGACACC
This genomic window from Thermococcus sp. LS1 contains:
- a CDS encoding S8 family serine peptidase; translation: MNKKALSLLVVVVMLLSAIPMALSTVPVSAAPVMGSTSTIQTSDTPSQREWISGSTIEEQIQKIIKTSDKTVRLIVAPDREHAMDVYNALKKLGEIDPISKPQYQFIVVTMPVSKVEELADIPGILYVWKDAIVKLEEPVLPEVGSGEPSKDVPELPNMFMSVFTIKAYDAWINYGVFGDNVTVAVLDTGVDVGHPFLQMTLDGRRKIIDVYDASDEGIADIYYNTSVVTNGTIAVNQNVTLDWGVYYLYYDHPEEFTNYTMGTYYVGNITGDMYYIGLLPERYFDLNFDGDKDDVYPVLIVDNNGTYTAYMDTNMNNNFTDDTGVGLYNETGEYFTFNTSLVNVAFAEFEAPYYAMFMWDAHGHGTHVSGTVAGVGLPTDPVFYGVYGVAPNAQLMEVKVLPGEYGFGRTSWIINGMIYATLNGADVISMSLGSSPEYNDGLENPEIFYVNLLSDWFGVVFSIAAGNDGPTTNTVGSPGDSDLAITVGNYWSSERWEFWYGVEGVANGPAMSSSRGPRMDGLLDPDVMAPGTLIFSSLPMWYTIVYNYSYGYYGIWSGTSMATPHVSGAVALMISYAKQHGLNYDPVMIKRALEMSAAPTNQTMIDQGFGLIQVDKAIQTLEELSQEPTTYIYAGTTFTSFKNPIGQELIPLSPAMIEFNGYFQAMFELPYLYRGVYIRDEYPGSVPVYFYPMDYIPGWGLWYTSAEKTYKISTNVDWIIPNTTEVIAGNATIGQFSINIDYSKLQKSGTYVGLIYIDDPDTSYIDGYVAVTVDIPMNPNGETSVKLSDVESPGEAKHYFVDVPRGTKMLEVTLRVPADENGNPMGRTTLIIAKPTGSVVAGYVPGYYYVGANPAGNIFEYTWYIPDPEEGTWEITAYSSTFTKYYSGYDTSTYEIEVKISSISITPEIIQKDIPSPNNVSVSAVVENNYMTLNASVVGYGVGRLDEAYAMIREVNQSDWDIIGAVGITSSDYYIKFGITQPEDPNADLDLYVFYFPTYEDLVNFTNYTLYWEQIGPTSDEVFERFMPEPGYYLIAVYGYDTVGYNPIQYVFYYQILGDNGNVSVDSTPFTFTDGTSKTIKATVELNNYGTYLGVMGLVDSDTGEALTYAPMIFQVGSPEMFVAVYSEATLGKQSVLKIKLLDLATMQLINAPAKVIVNGREYYTDNGEVDVYFVPLKFEETFNIHVISDYYMDYSGTFTVKVKELAGSEVYYATQIEPYIATGLGSVTKVSDSGTMIEITAEGSSGTTGYLLVTLPVDTQYVKVSGDHVLSYYTLEGTNAVYVITKVQYASPVTVTIEYRTARYIISTWNYVWYMLYWRYDQKFGPLYQKAVELGVDNETLQEALYYKELADEYYEEGKKYMNPYRENLAVAALPYVRKAYLNILKAYRILEEAVNEIEGSEG